A region from the Ptychodera flava strain L36383 chromosome 10, AS_Pfla_20210202, whole genome shotgun sequence genome encodes:
- the LOC139141550 gene encoding uncharacterized protein: MTARSVQLLQTWTPKLTSTEHPSHPRRILLKTAKIRASYRGKEAIANVLFDEGADQSFVTKRFAKSLNANVHNTERLKLKSFTNLQADYTSVPATLLQLHTRYGKRILIDLLCVEGICNVTSEIANLRYLQGLPLAHPISDESVISIDILIGADRYWDFIGNRVVRGPGPTANTSHDPELPCDIVYMYDRIISEQLESNYIEQVNEDDNTEGHYLPHRAVKRDSDTTPIRVVYDCSATGGLGQPSLNDCLDTGPSLLNGLTAILLRFRSNPVALTSDIEKAFLQIRLHPDDRKHTKFLWLSDVNDVNSDFVTYQFSSVLFGATCSPFILNATVKTLVMTILTCQLQLPINLRDDMYVDDVITGCRDTSEASTILQRREQTIRYSRF; this comes from the exons ATGACAGCAAGGTCCGTTCAACTTCTCCAAACTTGGACTCCAAAGCTAACCTCTACGGAACATCCGTCTCATCCTCGCCGCATACtgttgaaaactgcaaaaatcCGCGCAAGTTACAGAGGTAAAGAAGCCATCGCCAATGTACTATTCGATGAAGGCGCCGACCAATCATTCGTTACCAAGCGATTTGCCAAATCACTCAACGCAAATGTGCATAACACTGAACGTTTGAAGCTGAAATCGTTCACCAACTTGCAAGCCGACTACACGTCCGTGCCTGCTACATTACTGCAACTACACACGCGATACGGCAAACGCATACTCATCGACCTCTTGTGTGTAGAGGGAATATGTAATGTAACTTCTGAAATCGCAAATCTACGATACTTGCAAGGACTCCCACTCGCTCATCCCATTTCTGACGAGTCTGTAATATCAATCGACATATTAATCGGCGCAGATCGTTATTGGGATTTCATCGGTAATCGCGTTGTTCGCGGACCGGGACCAACAGCT AACACGTCACATGATCCAGAATTACCATGTGACATTGTTTACATGTACGATAGGATAATCTCGGAACAGCTGGAGTCTAACTACATCGAACAAGTGAATGAAGATGATAACACAGAAGGACATTATCTTCCGCACAGAGCCGTGAAACGCGACAGCGACACTACGCCAATACGAGTCGTCTATGATTGCAGCGCAACAGGTGGGCTAGGTCAACCCAGCTTAAACGACTGCCTCGACACTGGTCCATCACTTCTGAACGGTTTAACAGCGATCCTACTACGCTTTCGCTCAAATCCGGTCGCATTGACAAGCGATATTGAGAAAGCATTCTTACAAATACGCCTGCACCCTGATGATCGCAAACACACCAAGTTCTTATGGCTATCAGATGTGAACGACGTAAACAGTGACTTTGTAACTTATCAGTTCAGCTCTGTACTATTTGGAGCAACATGTAGCCCATTCATCCTGAACGCAACAGTCAAAACATTAGTAATGACAATACTGACTTGCCAGCTGCAACTGCCAATAAACCTACGCGACGATATGTACGTGGATGACGTCATAACCGGATGTCGCGATACCTCTGAAGCCTCCACAATTCTACAAAGACGCGAACAAACTATTCGCTACTCGCGGTTTTAA